In Elstera cyanobacteriorum, the genomic stretch GGGCAAAACGGCTTGCCCAGCGGCAAACCGGGCGATAGCGCGGGTGGCCTGCTCCCCCTCCGCCCGCAGCAGGGTGGCGCGCGCAAGGTCGGCGCCCGCCAGCAGGGTCAGCAGCAAGACCGGCAGCATCAGGGCCAGTTCGACGGCGGCGGTCCCTTGGCGTCCGATCATCGTAGCAAGCGGCCTTGGGCGTAGACGGCGGGTTCCCCTGCAACGGCCCGCCCGATAATTTCGGCGCGCAGCCCATCGCGCTCTGGGGCTTCCGTCACGAACAGGCGCAGCCAGCGCCGCAGGGCTACCGCCGCGCCCGTCCCGCAGTCGGCCAATCCAATCGTCAGCACCCGGCTCGCGGGGGTCGTCGGTCCCGCTAAAGTATCCGGCAGGGGCAAAAAGGGCCGTTGCAGCGGGCGCGGGGCGATGAGATCCATCCCCGGGTCGAGGACCGGGGGCGGCGGATAGAGCGTTTCGCGCCCGCGCATGGCAAAGCTCTGGCCCCACTCATAAAGATAGGTCTGATAGCGCGTCGCCCCCGCTAGCCCCCCGGGGACCGACTGGCCGCGGCTGATGCGCCAATAATACTCCCGGTCCCAATAACCGTTGCCCAGCCCATCATTACCCTGGCGGCCCAGATCGCGCGGGTAGCGGGTCACGCGCGGATGTGCCCCCGATTGCGCCCAGACCTGCGGGCCGCCGAAGCGCGCGCCAAGGGCGGCGGTGAGACTGTCGGCGGGTAACGGTTGGATAGTGCCCCGGGTGTTCGCGCAGAAATTCCCGTTGGGCTGGGCCAGGCGGGCGATGATCCGGTCGGGCGAGCAGGCGTCCCCCGGGGAGCAGAGCCCCCGCAATCCCCCGCTGGCGGTGAGCAAGAGCTGCCGCCCCACGGCGCTCGGATCGCTTAGCGCCTCGGCGGTATCCGGTGCGGTGCAGAGCGCCAGGGGGGCGGCGTGGCAGACGAGCGTATCATTGACCGCAAGGGCGGTCGGGCGCAGGGCGAAAGCGCCGTCGCGCGCGTCCGGCGTCCGTTGCACCAGATCGACCAACCGCGCGGCAAAGGAGGCGACGGGGGCCGTCGTCACAGCAACGCGCACCCCGTTAGCGTCGCGGGCGTCGCGCGTCGGGCGCCCATCGCGGTCTGACCACTCCCATTGGTCGAGGGGGACCGAATCGCCTGCCACGTCTTCCTCCAGCCGGGCCTGAGTGCGCATGGCGACCAGGGCACGCTCCAGCGCGTCGGGACGCTGATCAAGCTCCGCCGCGCCGACCAAGGCAACCGCCTCGGCGATCCCCTGCCAGCGGATGCGCACCGCCAGCCCGCGCCCATAATCGATGACCAGCAGCAGCAGGATCAGCAGCAGCGGCAGCAGCAGGGCCCCCATGATGGCGAGACACCCCGGCGGCACGTCAGGGCGGCGCGCGTTAAGGCGATCAACGCCTACTCCTCGTGCGGGGCCGGGGTGGGGCGGCGCAAAGCGTCACCCGGGGCCTCGGCAGCGGGGGGCGTTTCGTTCGGGCGCAGCGCCTCGCAGGCGGTGATCAGGCTGCGCAAATTCCGAAATCCGGGGACGGTCGGCAGGGCGACCAACACCACTTCGTCCGCAAAGCGCAGCGCCTCGCGCACGGCCGGGGTCCAGGCGTGCGGCAGATCAAGGATAATGTCGGATGCCAGAAAGCGCGCCGCCGTCAATAGTCGGCGCACCCCGTCCGGCGCCAGCAGCGGTTCGGTGGTCTTCAGGCTCGGCACCCCCGGCGAAGATGCGCAGCCCTTGCGCCGAATGCAGCAGTTTTGCCAGCAAGGCGGGGTCGAGTTCCGGCGTTTCCAGCAGGTAGGGCTTAATCGTATCCCGGGCCGGCACATCGGTTAGCAGGTCTTGGCTGCCGAAGGTCCAATCGAGGTCCATCAGCAGCGGCGCCGGTTGTTGCATGCGCCGCCGGGCATAGGCCAGCTCGAGCGCAACGGTCGATGCCCCCGCCCCGCCGGACGCGCCAAGAACGGCGGTGACCTTGCCATTGCCTGCCGCATCGTTGCGCAGCAGCCCGGCGACGATCAGGCTGCTGCCGCTCGCCATTTCCACCATGGTTTCGACGCGCCGCACCGACAGGCCGGGGATGCGCAATTGGCCGACCGTTTGGGCGCCTTCCTCGCTGAGCGAGCTTACTTCGGTCGCCATCTTCAGGCTGATGCGGCCCGAACTGATGACGACCGGCGTGAAGTTCAGCCCGACGCCGAAGGGCTTGAACTCGACGATAGAATTGCCCTGCAAATCGCGGGATATCGGCACGGGAAACTCGCCGCCCGCCAGGAAATTGGCGGCTTCGCCGGAGATTGCCGTCAGATTGGGTTCGGCAAGCGTGCGGACCAGCCCTTCGTCCTCCAGCGCGTCGAAGGCGCTGCTGTTGATGGAAAAGCTCAACTCACCGAAACTACCGTTGGCGGGGCGCCCGCCAGACAGGCGGATGTTGCCGCCCTCGACCGCCAGCGACTTGATGCCGAGTTGTTTGGCGACGGAGCGGCGCATTTCCGCAACGCGCACGCGCAGCAGAATCTGATCGCCACCCGCGACTTTGAGCAGATTGACGAGGCCCTTTTCGTCTTTGACGTAGAGCTTCGCCAGCCGTTCGGCCATGCTGGCGGCGGAGGCGGAGAGGACGTTCCCGGTCAGGAACAGCTTATCGCCCGCCGCCTGCACGTTAATGTCGGCATCGGGTAGGGCCTGACGCAGGGCGGTTTTTAGCCCGGCAACATCCGCCTCGACTCGGATGGCGATATCGGCCACCTGATTGCCCGCACTATCGATAAAAATGGCGTTGGTCGCGCCAATCTTCGCCCCGGAGATATAATACACACGCGGTGTATTGGCGACGATTTCGGCGACATCGGGGGAGCCGACGAACACATCGCGGGCGTCGCGCGGCAGGGTGATCACCCGGCCTTGCCCAAGCGGCAGGACATAGTCCCGGTCCGCCGCCGCCGCCGCCGCGAAGGTACAGAAGGTGAGAAGGGCGCAGAGCAGCAGGCGCATCACGGGGTGATCCTGACGGATTCTTTGGTAAGGCCGCGAAACACGGCGATGGTTTTCTCGGGCGTCTCCGGCCCTGGGGGCGGCGCGGCGACCGGCGGGTCCGGTGGCGGGACGGGGGCCGGGGGTGGGGGCGGTGGATCGATGGCGCCGACCGGACGCAGGCTGAGCGCCAGCGTGCCGCGCACCCCGGCCTGAACGAGATCGCGGGCCTGATCTTCCCGAACCTCGAGCGTCGCCGTGCGCACAGTGCCCCCCAGTGATGCGCCGTCGGCCGCGATCACTTGATTGATCGCCAGCACGCGCAGGTCGCGCACCAGCACCTGACTGGTCGCCGTCGGGCCGCGCGTTTCGTGCGGGGTGAACAGCACGTCCACCCGGTCGCACGGCAGAGCGAAACCACCAACCCCGCCGACATCATTGACGGCGATGGTAACGGCGCGACTGTCCTTACTCAGCATGGCCGCCAGGGTTCCGCCTTCCGGTCGGTCGATCTTGGCGCGATAGACCGGTTCGCCGGCGGTGAGCCGCGCCAGGGCCACCCAATCCTGCCAGTCGGTGAGCGGGGCGGCCGGCGTTGGGCGTTGGATATGGGCCTCGGTCAGCGCCGTGATCGGCCACGCGCTCCAGCGCAGGCGCTGGGCGTCGAGCCGGTCGCCCGGGTGCAGATCGGCAGCCGCCGTTAGAATATCCACGGTCGGCCCCCGGCTGCCGCTTCCGGCGCTGCGCACGGCGATCATCCCCGCCAAAAGGGCGAAGCCGATCGCAAGACTAACGAACAGCAGGCGCATCTTACCCCTCCGTCCGGGGGAGGACGCAGACGGCCCAGGCGGCCGCGATGGCGAGGCTATAGGGCAGCGGGGATGGCTCGGTTGAGCGCGAAAGGCCGCGTTTCACCAGCACCGCGAGGGCCAGAACCGCCCCGGCCAAGGCCATGATCAGCAGAAACTCAAGGCTTTGGCGCGGCGATACCCATAAAAGGCATACGGCGATCAGCTTGACATCGCCGCCGCCCAGCCAACCGCGGGCGAAGAGAAGCAAGGCCGCGATAAACCCGATCAGCCCAACGCCGAGGTGGAACGCCCCTTCCTGCCACGAGAGGGCGAGGCCGAGCGCACTCAGCCCGGCGCCGAGCAGCACAAGGGCATGGACCGGATCGGGGATGATATAGCGCCTAACGTCGCTGACCATCGCCCAGAGCAGGCCGCATCCCCCCAAAAGCAGGCCGAGTGCGTGCAGCATGGCGGTTATTTCAACGCCTGGGCGATCTTACGAAAGGTTTCGGCCAAGGCATGGCCGACCAGCGAAACGCCGGTGATGATGGCGAAGGTGATGGCGGTAGCGCCACGACGGTCTTGGCGCAGGCGACCCAACAGGGTAGCAACAGCGGTGAGCATCGGAGAAAGCCTCGATCATATCGGGTCTTGTCATATCGGGTAGCAACACGACGGAACTGCTTGATCCGATTGAACATCCGATCGATGCGGTTTCGATCCTTGCAGGTTCTGAAGTCGCAGACGGGCTGGGCTTTCCGGTTTATCTTCGGCGGGATGACCGGCCTGATCCCTTGGAATGGGCGGCGACAATCACGCCGACGTCTTCTTCGAAATGGGGTTCATGTATGCGACCGGTCGCTGCTGCGCCGTTGATTTCATCGCCGCCATCAAGGTCTCCGACCGGGCTGCAGCACTGCGCGGTGACCTTGCCCAGACGATAAGCAAGGCCGAACTCGCCGCTGCACTACGCGCCGCCCGCGAATGGATGACGATGCACTGATGAGTGATACAAGCTCGGACGCAATTAGAGCTGTGGGCTGTCCTGTTTTCCCAGCCACATTTCGATCACAGACGGATTGACGACGTATTCAGGCACCCGCCACTCTGCCACCGCGAGAAGGTTGTCGCAAAATGCCTCCCGCAGGCGCATCTGCGACTCGACCGTATGTCCCACCATGTGTGGGGTGAGGATGGCGTTCGGAAGGTCGCGCAGCGGACTATCCTCTTTCAACGGCTCCGGGTCGAACACATCGAGGGCAAGGCGCATAGTCGGCCGCTCTGCGGCGAGCGTGGCGAGTGTATCGTCGGGGATGATGCCGCCCCGCGTGATGTTGACAAACACTACGTCCGGTTTCATCCGGCGCAACGCGTCAAGATCCAGCATTCCTCGTGATTCAGGAGTGAGTGCAGCCGCCATGATAACGACATCGCTTGTCGCGAGCACTTCATCGAGGCTCTGGGAGGTGACGTAGGCGGGCATCGATCGCGGCGTGCGCACCGAAGCGACGAGCCTCACGCCCCATACAGACAGCCGTTCCGCGATAGCCTGTCCAATTTTGCCAAAGCCTATCAGGCCAACTGTCTTTCCCATGAGCATGCGCGCACGGACCTGCGAGGGACGCGGCAGGTTTTCGCGAAGGTAGCGCTCCGTGCCATGAAGGTCATAGAGCGAAGCCAGGGTGAAGAGAACTGCGGCCTCGGCCATGCTGACGGTGTTTTCCGCAATCTGGCCATTCGCCACGAGGATGCCGTTTTCCGTCGCGGTCGAAACATCGAACCCTTCGACCCCTGTGAACGGAGAAACCAGTGCGCGCAGACGCGGCATCCTGGCAAATAGCTCCCGGTCGGCTGCAAAGCTTGAGGTCGCGCCAAGGATTTCCAAAGACTGCAGTGCATCAACGGCGGCAAGCAGTTCCTCGCGCGTGACGAACCGTGCCACACCATGGCCACGCCGTTGCAACGCTTCATGGGCTGGATTGAAGAACCGATCAAAGGACGACGTTCCCACCAAAGCAATAGTCAAGATTTTAGCCTCCAAATGAGTTACCCGGACAAAACTGGGTCTTGTTGACAACAGTATGGTAACCATTTCGATCCTTGTAGGTTCTGAAGTCGCAGGCGGGCGGGGTTTTCCGATTGGCCTTCGGCGGGATGACCGGCCTGGTCCGTTGGAGCAGCAACTCCTCGCGTAGAAAACCTTTGTCGGCAAGAAACCGCCTCGGTTTGCCAACCGGCATCGCCAGCAGGTCAGAGACAGCATTGTAGTCGGAAGCCTCTCCGCCTGTCAGGATTAAGCCGAGAGGGCATCCCTGATCGTCTGCGCGGGCGTGGGTTTTCGTCGAAAAGCCGCTGTTTGGTTTCATGGGCGCCAACAACCATCGCATTGGCGGCATCGATCATCGCGGTATTCAGGTCTTCGACCGCCGCGATCAGACTATCTACCCCATCAGAAAAAGTAGCGCTGAGGGTTTCGAGGCGCTGCCGTTGCTGCTCGCGCTGGTCGGCGGTGGCGGCTTGCTCGGCCTGATGGCGGGCATTGGTCTGCATCGATTCTTGGAAAATCGCCAAGGCCCGGGCCATGTGGCCAATTTCGTCGCGCCGGTCGGCATAGGGGATCGCTAGACTGAGGTCGCCCTTGCGCAGCCGCGTCATCGCTTCGGTCATTCCCACGATGGGGCTGGAAATGCGCCGGGCGATGAGCGTGTCAACCAGCAGAACGATAACAATGGCCGCGCTTGTGCGCAGAAGCATGGATTTAAGCGCGGCGATAGCCTCGGCCTGAAGGGCGTCGGTGCGGGCCTTGAAGGTCACAAAAGCGGCGTTTTGGGAATGGGCGAGGCCGACCAGTCGCTGAAGCAGTGGCGGGTCGAAGCGGCCTGCGGCAAACCCGCCCGACCCGGTAGCGCGTTCCTGCCCCGCCCATTCCTTGCCCTCGATGAAGGCCAGATAGGCCTGAATTTCAGCGGCCAAGTCACCGTGATCAGCTTTCCCCAGACCATAGACCTGATCGAGCGTTAGGCGGATGGTCTGCGTAAAATACGCAAAACTCTCTTGGGGTTTCAGCGTGAGCGTACTGATCTTGCGCCGGCTCTCGGTAAGACCGGCTAAGGCCTCCCGCATCGTCGACGCGCTCTCCCCCTTGGCCGCCCGGAGCCGGTCGGCTTAATCGATGACGGCGGCAAGGCGCGTGTCGGTGAGTGTGCGTTGGGTCTCGCGGTCCGGGCCGAACTGCTGCCCCTTGCTACCGAGATAGAGCGAGGAGGCGCCGCGCTCCTTCTGCAATTCGTGGATGATCGCCCCGGCAGCCGTGGCGAAGGAAACCTGTTCTTTCAGGTGCCGCATCTGGCCATTCACCGCAAGTTTATCGGTAATGGCCAGCCCGCTGACGATCAAGAAAGCGCCCGTCGGAATGGCGACCGCCAGATAAATGCGAAAGCTGAGCGCCCGAAGAATCCACATAGATCGGCCTGATCCGCAGGGGGTGTCGATATTTCCTGTATATTCGTTGCGGCTTATCGAAGGGTCAAGGTTGGGCTTTATTTAAGTAAAAATTTACGGAAATGCCGAAACCGTAGTTGTCTGACGGGTGGGAAACCCGAGAATAAGTATTACGGCGGCGGGGTGAGAAGATCGCAAAAAACTGATGCACTAGTCAGTTTCGCGATGCCGCCGATGCTCTAACGATCTCCAGACGATGCAAGGAGCAAAAATTGCTCTTTATCAATCGCTTTTGTGCGATGTGACAAAGATGTGACCCGGTTTTCGACATCAATGCAAAATTTGGATTGCTCCCCCAAGCCCATTCGATACTATGCATATAAAATGCAGCTTAAATGGAGGGGAGCATGAGCGTCTACGAACAAATTGGCGGGGCGGGTGCCGTTCGCGCGGCGGTGGATATTTTCTATGATCGGATTTTGCAGGATGCGACCCTGGCGCCGTTCTTTGAGGGCGTGAGCCTGGATCGCCAGCGCGCCAAGCAGGTGGCGTTTCTGACGATGGTGTTTGGCGGCCCGTCCGATTACGACGGCAAAGATTTGCGCGAGGGGCATAAGCATCTCGTGGCGCGGGGGCTGAACGAGGCGCATTTCAATGCCGTTGCCGGGCACCTCCAGGCAACCTTGGAGCAGTTGAAGGTTCCGGCTGAGTTGGTGAGCGCGATCATGACGACGGCGGCCTCCACGAAAGCCGATGTGCTGAATCAATAAACCGTGCGGCGGCGGAGGGCAGCCCTCCGCCGCCGCCTCGATTAGGCGTAGACCTTGCCGAAACGGTTGGCGAGGAAGGCGTCGAGTGCCACGTCTTCCTGGCGCACGAAGCCGGTTTGCGGCAAATGTCCGCCGTTCTTCAGGTCGATGACGGCGCAGGCCGCCGCCGCCGTGGTCAGCTCGATGGCGCTATAGTCGCGCCCTTCCCAGGTTTGCGCGCCGATCGAACGGGCGAAGCTGGTCTGCATCAGGCGCCCCTGCTGGAAGCCGGTGGCCGTGACAAAGACGACGACCACATCCTGCCGCGTCTGCGGGATGGCGCCTTCCAGAATCTCTTTCAGCAAGCCCCGACGGCTTTTGAGGTTCAGATCTTCAAGGATCAGGTGCATCGCCGCGCAATGGCCGGGGAACCGGATGGTTTTATAGGTCAGGGTTTCGACCTTGCCCTCATAGGTCTCGCACAGGCTGCCGACCCCGCCGGAGGTGGTGAAGGCTTCATAGTCGATCCCGTCGATGGCGAAATGCTCCAGCCCCTCCATCGGCGGCACAGCAACGCGCTGGCCGCCCATGATAACGTCGCAGGGGTTGAGGTATTCGTTGATCAGCCCTTCGGTGCTCCAGGTCAGGTTATAGCCCAAACCATTGGCGGGAAACTTCGGTAGGGCGCCCACACGCAGGCGCAGCTCGCGCAAGCTATCGAACTGACAGGCAAGATCATGGGCGGCGATGGAGATGACGCCGGGCGCCAAACCGCACTGCGGTACAAAGGCCGTGGTGGCGCCCTGGGCCAGATGGCGGACGCGGTTGGTGACGGCGACATCCTCCGTCACGTCATAATAATCAAGCCCGTGGGTGCGCGCGGCTTCGGCGATATGGACGTTGACGGCGAACGGTCCGGCGCCGACGACGGCCCCTTGGCCCTTCATCGCTTCGGCCAGGGCATGGGCATCGGTCGAATCGACCTGCCGCGTCGCAACGCCCGGCACATCGACGGCGGTGAGTGCGGCGGCGGAAATATCGCCGATCGTCACCTGATAGTCGCCGGTGCCTTGCAGCAGCGCTGCCATCGAGGTGCCGATGCGGCCCGCGCCGAGAATAAGAATTTTGTGCATGCCTGCCTCCTGTTCTGATGGCGGCAGTGTGCTGGCGGGGCGCGTCGGCGGACCACCCGGCGAAACGGCGAAAAAGCGAAAATGATCGGCGATTTGCCGGGTATGATCGACGAAATGCCGGGTATGCCGAAAAAGCCTGAGTCCGCCGCGCAAATCGCCCCTAAGCTAGCCCGCGCGTATGCTGCGGGTGAGCGGAATGCAGGTCTATCTGCCCATAGCCGAAATGTCGGTGAATATTCTGGTGCTGCTGGCCTTGGGCGGCGGCGTTGGTTTCATTTCCGGGCTGTTCGGCATCGGTGGCGGCTTTCTGATGACGCCGATCCTGATCTTTTTGGGGGTGCCGCCCGCGGTGGCCGTCGGCACCCAGGCCAATCAACTTGTCGGCGCCTCGCTGTCCGGCGTGCTCAGCCATTGGCAGCGCGGCGGCGTCGATACCCGCATGGGCGGGGTGATGCTGGGCGGCGGGGTCGTCGGGTCGGCGCTGGGCGTTTGGATTTTCGGGATCTTGCAGCGCTTGGGGCAGATTGATGCCGCGATCTCCATTCTCTACGTGCTGGTGCTCGGCTCGGTCGGCGGGTTGATGCTGGTGGAAAGCATCAAGGCCTATCGCGCCGCTAAGAACCCCGCCCCGGCGTTGCGGCGGCTGCATCAGCATTTGTGGATGCACGGGCTGCCGTGGAAACTGAAATTCCCGAAAAGCCGCCTCTATATCTCCGTCTTTGTGCCGCTCACCATCGGCTTTCTCGGCGGGGTGATCGTGGCGATCATGGGGGTGGGCGGCGGCTTCTTCATGATCCCGGCGATGGTCTATATCGTCGGCATGCCCGCCAGCGTGGTCGCCGGAACTTCGCTGTTCCAAATCATCTTCGTCACCGCGATTACGGCGCTGCTGCAAGCCGTCACCAACCAGACGGTTGATGTTTTCCTGGCGCTCATCCTACTGGTCGGCGGCATTATCGGTACGCAAATCGGCGTGCGTTTCGGCATGAACCTGCGGGGCGAACAGTCGCGCATGCTGATGTCGGCCCTCATTCTTGCGGTGGCGGTAAAGCTGTTCTTCGACCTGATCCTGACCCCCAGCGATCTCTATGGGCTAGAGGTGCTGCGGTGAGGCGCCTGCTGATCCTGCTGCTTCTCTGGCTGCCGACCGGCGCCCGCGCCCAAGCGGTGTTGGCGGATGTAACGCACCCGCTGGTCGCCATCACCACCGGCTTTTCGGGAACGGAAATCACCGTCTTCGGCATGGTGGACGAGTTTAACAGTGATGTGATTGTCATGCTGCGCGGCCCCGGCCAAACCCTTGGCCTGCGCCGCAAGGAACGCAATTTCGGTCTATGGTTGAATGGGGCGGAACAGCGCTTTACCCAGGTTCCGGGCTTCTATGGGCTGGCGGCCAGTAAGCCGGTGACGAGCCTCTTGTCGCTCGAAGACCTCAACCAGAACCGCATCGGCTTGACGGCCTTGCAGAATAGCCTTGAACCCGTTCGCGCGACCGATGCCCCGCGCGATCTCGATAGCGACCGGGCGGCAGTGATCGGCGAACTCGCCAAGCGCGGCTTGATCGTTCAGAAAAACGAGCCGATCCGCCTGCTGGGCGGGCGATTGTTCAAGGTCAGCTTCGCCCTGCCGTCGAATGTGCCGGTCGGCCCGTTTCAAGTGACGGTCTTCGCGGTCAAGGATCACCAGGTGATTGGCGCCTTGACGACGCCGCTGATCACCAGCCAGATCGGCCTTGCTGCTGATGTGCATGATTGGGCCTACTCACTGCCTTGGGCCTATGCGGTCGCCTCGCTCGGTCTTGCCGTGCTGATGGGCGGCCTTGGCTTCTGGGCGTTCCGTAACCGCTGATCAAGGGGGGCTTTATGCCGCGCGAGCATCGGATTTTCCTTGTCGTCGTTGACGATAGCCCGGAACTCAACACCGCCCTGCATTTCGCCTGCCTGCGCGCCCGCCATACTGGGGGGCATGTGGCCTTGCTCTATGTGATGGAGCCGGTGGTCGGCCAGCAGTGGCTTTCGATCGAACATCTGATCCGCGCCGAAAAGCGCGAGCAGGCCGAACAGGTGTTGCAGCGCTTAGGCGGCGAGGCGCTCGACTGGTCCGGGCGGATTCCGGCGCTCTATATTCGTGAGGGCGACCGGCGGGAGGAGCTGCTGCGGCTGATCGAGGAGGATCAGTCGATCTCCATCCTCGTTCTCGGCGCGGGGACGGGATCGGAAGGGCCGGGGCCTTTGGTGTCCCACGTCGCGGGCCGGGTTGCCGGGCGCCTGCGCGTGCCGATTACGATTGTGCCGGGGGCGCTGACCGACGCGCAATTAGCGCTTTTGGCCTAACCCCGCCGCCGGGGCGGGCGGATCAGTTCCGACAGTTCCGGCGTAAACACCCGTTTGGCGGGCTCGCTCTCTGCGCCCAGCCCCGCCACCAGCCGTCGATTGGCGGGGCTATCGGGGATAACGATGCCGCCCGGTTGGATTTCCACCGGAACGCCGCGCGCCCCGAGGTGCCACGCCAAACGGGCGGTGACGGCGGCTTCGGCATTGCTGACCAGTAGCACCCGTTCCGGCACCATCCGCACGAGATAATGGGTGCCCGTTTCGGTGACCAGCGCGTCGCCGTCGCCGAGCAATTGATCGCGCGGTACCGTCACCACCAGGGTATCGGCGCCCAGTTTCAGCCGCTGGCGCCCGTGCCGCTGCTTATGGGTAACGGACACCACGCCCGCCGCCGCCGCCAGCGCCCAGGTGCCGCTCAATTTGATCTGCTGGATCGGAACAAGTGCCATGCGGGCAGAGTATGAATCCGCGCTTTTTCCTGCAAGCCCCTTGCCCCGCCTCGCCGGGTGCGGCACCTATGTCGCACAGGAATTGCGGATGAAAATGATGGCCGATCACCATTCCCCGCCGGGGCGCTATAATCTTCTTCTCGTCTGGATCTTAGGATCGGCGCTCTGGGTCGCGCTGATGCTGATCTATACCGCCTATACGCGCCCGGCGCCCAGCTTTGCCGTCATGGGGCCGTTGACGGTGGGCGTGCCGCTGGCGGCTTTAATTTGCGGCCTTGCCGCCCGATATGTGACCCGACACCGCCGTTAACCAAGCGAGACTTTCGATGCTGCAACTTCCCGTCACCATTCTTACCGGCTTTTTGGGCGCGGGTAAGACTACGCTGCTGAACCGGATTCTGACCGAACCGCACGGCAAGAAATATGCTGTAGTGATCAATGAGTTCGCCGAACTGGGGATCGACGATCAATTGGTTGTCCAGTCCGACGAAGAAGTGTTCGAGATGAACAACGGCTGCATTTGCTGCACCGTGCGCGGCGATTTGATCCGCATTATCGGCGGGCTAACGCGGCGCGGGCGGGAGTTTGACGGCATCATCGTCGAAACCACCGGCATGGCCGACCCGGCCCCGGTCGCGCAGACCTTCTTCGTCGATGCCGAGGTGAAGGAGGCCGCGAAGCTCGACGCCATCGTGACCGTGGTCGATGCCAAGCATTTCTTTGATCACGTCGATGATGGGCACGAGGTGGTGGAGCAGATCGCCTTTGCCGATGTGCTGCTGCTGAACAAGGTCGATCTCGTGTCGCCGGAGGATTTGGCGAAGGTCGAGGCGCGTATCCGCAAGATCAACGCCTTCGCGCCGCTGCATCATACCAAGAACAGCGAAATCGACCTGAAGCTGATCCTCAATCGCGGCGCTTTCGACCTCAATCGCATTCTGGAACAGGAACCGCATTTCCTGGAGCATCACCACCATCATCACGAGGATGATGTGGTGTCGGTCGGCATCACCACCGAAAAACCCATCGACCCCGATAAATTCGAAGCCTGGATCGGCACACTGCTGCGCCTGAAGGGCCAGGATATTTTCCGTTCCAAGGGGATTCTGAACGTCGCCGGGTCCAACCGCCGCTTTGTCTTCCAGGGCGTTCAC encodes the following:
- a CDS encoding pilus assembly protein TadG-related protein produces the protein MGALLLPLLLILLLLVIDYGRGLAVRIRWQGIAEAVALVGAAELDQRPDALERALVAMRTQARLEEDVAGDSVPLDQWEWSDRDGRPTRDARDANGVRVAVTTAPVASFAARLVDLVQRTPDARDGAFALRPTALAVNDTLVCHAAPLALCTAPDTAEALSDPSAVGRQLLLTASGGLRGLCSPGDACSPDRIIARLAQPNGNFCANTRGTIQPLPADSLTAALGARFGGPQVWAQSGAHPRVTRYPRDLGRQGNDGLGNGYWDREYYWRISRGQSVPGGLAGATRYQTYLYEWGQSFAMRGRETLYPPPPVLDPGMDLIAPRPLQRPFLPLPDTLAGPTTPASRVLTIGLADCGTGAAVALRRWLRLFVTEAPERDGLRAEIIGRAVAGEPAVYAQGRLLR
- a CDS encoding pilus assembly protein N-terminal domain-containing protein, with product MRLLLCALLTFCTFAAAAAADRDYVLPLGQGRVITLPRDARDVFVGSPDVAEIVANTPRVYYISGAKIGATNAIFIDSAGNQVADIAIRVEADVAGLKTALRQALPDADINVQAAGDKLFLTGNVLSASAASMAERLAKLYVKDEKGLVNLLKVAGGDQILLRVRVAEMRRSVAKQLGIKSLAVEGGNIRLSGGRPANGSFGELSFSINSSAFDALEDEGLVRTLAEPNLTAISGEAANFLAGGEFPVPISRDLQGNSIVEFKPFGVGLNFTPVVISSGRISLKMATEVSSLSEEGAQTVGQLRIPGLSVRRVETMVEMASGSSLIVAGLLRNDAAGNGKVTAVLGASGGAGASTVALELAYARRRMQQPAPLLMDLDWTFGSQDLLTDVPARDTIKPYLLETPELDPALLAKLLHSAQGLRIFAGGAEPEDHRTAAGAGRGAPTIDGGALSGIRHYP
- the cpaB gene encoding Flp pilus assembly protein CpaB, encoding MRLLFVSLAIGFALLAGMIAVRSAGSGSRGPTVDILTAAADLHPGDRLDAQRLRWSAWPITALTEAHIQRPTPAAPLTDWQDWVALARLTAGEPVYRAKIDRPEGGTLAAMLSKDSRAVTIAVNDVGGVGGFALPCDRVDVLFTPHETRGPTATSQVLVRDLRVLAINQVIAADGASLGGTVRTATLEVREDQARDLVQAGVRGTLALSLRPVGAIDPPPPPPAPVPPPDPPVAAPPPGPETPEKTIAVFRGLTKESVRITP
- a CDS encoding A24 family peptidase, which codes for MLHALGLLLGGCGLLWAMVSDVRRYIIPDPVHALVLLGAGLSALGLALSWQEGAFHLGVGLIGFIAALLLFARGWLGGGDVKLIAVCLLWVSPRQSLEFLLIMALAGAVLALAVLVKRGLSRSTEPSPLPYSLAIAAAWAVCVLPRTEG
- a CDS encoding NAD(P)-dependent oxidoreductase, with translation MTIALVGTSSFDRFFNPAHEALQRRGHGVARFVTREELLAAVDALQSLEILGATSSFAADRELFARMPRLRALVSPFTGVEGFDVSTATENGILVANGQIAENTVSMAEAAVLFTLASLYDLHGTERYLRENLPRPSQVRARMLMGKTVGLIGFGKIGQAIAERLSVWGVRLVASVRTPRSMPAYVTSQSLDEVLATSDVVIMAAALTPESRGMLDLDALRRMKPDVVFVNITRGGIIPDDTLATLAAERPTMRLALDVFDPEPLKEDSPLRDLPNAILTPHMVGHTVESQMRLREAFCDNLLAVAEWRVPEYVVNPSVIEMWLGKQDSPQL
- a CDS encoding transposase, which translates into the protein MKPNSGFSTKTHARADDQGCPLGLILTGGEASDYNAVSDLLAMPVGKPRRFLADKGFLREELLLQRTRPVIPPKANRKTPPACDFRTYKDRNGYHTVVNKTQFCPGNSFGG
- a CDS encoding HAMP domain-containing protein, translated to MLLRTSAAIVIVLLVDTLIARRISSPIVGMTEAMTRLRKGDLSLAIPYADRRDEIGHMARALAIFQESMQTNARHQAEQAATADQREQQRQRLETLSATFSDGVDSLIAAVEDLNTAMIDAANAMVVGAHETKQRLFDENPRPRRRSGMPSRLNPDRRRGFRLQCCL
- a CDS encoding group I truncated hemoglobin — encoded protein: MSVYEQIGGAGAVRAAVDIFYDRILQDATLAPFFEGVSLDRQRAKQVAFLTMVFGGPSDYDGKDLREGHKHLVARGLNEAHFNAVAGHLQATLEQLKVPAELVSAIMTTAASTKADVLNQ
- a CDS encoding saccharopine dehydrogenase family protein, with protein sequence MHKILILGAGRIGTSMAALLQGTGDYQVTIGDISAAALTAVDVPGVATRQVDSTDAHALAEAMKGQGAVVGAGPFAVNVHIAEAARTHGLDYYDVTEDVAVTNRVRHLAQGATTAFVPQCGLAPGVISIAAHDLACQFDSLRELRLRVGALPKFPANGLGYNLTWSTEGLINEYLNPCDVIMGGQRVAVPPMEGLEHFAIDGIDYEAFTTSGGVGSLCETYEGKVETLTYKTIRFPGHCAAMHLILEDLNLKSRRGLLKEILEGAIPQTRQDVVVVFVTATGFQQGRLMQTSFARSIGAQTWEGRDYSAIELTTAAAACAVIDLKNGGHLPQTGFVRQEDVALDAFLANRFGKVYA